The Leptolyngbya sp. 'hensonii' genome includes the window TAATTCGTTTGGTAGCTATAATGTACGGCTCTATGCTCATCTGTTTCCTGAGAAAGTTGTAGGTATTGTACTCACAGATGCACTACATGAAACAGGAATGCTCAGGATGTCTATTCCATTACAGGCTTTGAAACTCTTTTTCATCTCAGGCTTTGTGATGTCCATTTTAGGTTCAATGCTTGGGATTATCCGACTTCTAAGAGTTTTTGGAATATTTGAGTTGTTAAAGCCTGAATTACGCCGCTTTTCTCAAGCTTCTCTCAATGGGGTGAAACGTTCCTTCTGTCGTGCCAAACATTGGATTACGATGAGTCGAGAGATGATAAATTTAGACAAAAGTGCGTGTCAGGTTAGTGTAGCCAAACATTTTGGCACAGTTCCCATCGCAAGCATTAAAGCCAATTCATTCTTCAAACCTTCCTTTTGGACTATCTTTATTCCCCTAAAAGATGCTAATAAGTTGCGGGAGAAGATGCACTTGGATTTATGCAACCTATCAACTAATTGTCTTCAAGTTGAAGCGGGTGAAAGTGGTCATTTTGTGTGGATAGATCAACCTGATGTCATTGTGGATGCCGTGAAAACTGTACTCA containing:
- a CDS encoding alpha/beta hydrolase, which produces MAISIQVLLLVATTSYQAIASWLEDRPPPPGQLFDVGSYRLHLYTVGESSPTIVLDHSLGGIEGYFLIQELSKLARVCIYDRAGYGWSDHSPYPRTSHQIVKELDTLLEQAAIKPPYILVGNSFGSYNVRLYAHLFPEKVVGIVLTDALHETGMLRMSIPLQALKLFFISGFVMSILGSMLGIIRLLRVFGIFELLKPELRRFSQASLNGVKRSFCRAKHWITMSREMINLDKSACQVSVAKHFGTVPIASIKANSFFKPSFWTIFIPLKDANKLREKMHLDLCNLSTNCLQVEAGESGHFVWIDQPDVIVDAVKTVLNKIDSSSRLQ